A window of the Cuculus canorus isolate bCucCan1 chromosome 3, bCucCan1.pri, whole genome shotgun sequence genome harbors these coding sequences:
- the CCR6 gene encoding C-C chemokine receptor type 6, with translation MNSTEPHAADYSYYSDYASLITQPCSKLEVRSFTKAFLPVAYSLICIVGLVGNIFVVMTFALYERTKSMTDVYLLNMAIADILFVLTLPLWAVNYAADKWIFGDFICKMTRGIYAINFSCGMLLLAFISVDRYIAIVQATKSFKLRARTLAHSKLICLVVWVSSILISSSSFLYSESYSFSINETKEICDQRFDRMSESTMLKSLLLCLQVGFGFFVPFIFMIFCYTFIVKSLQQAQNSNRNKAIHVIVLIVAVFLVCQVPYNVVLLVIAINMGKIDKSCENEKIMAYAKYTTEAIAFLHCCMNPVLYAFIGVKFRSYFVKIMKNPWCMRYKKHNKWSSRTNSDVYHSRQTSETLTDNGSSFTI, from the exons ATGAATTCT ACAGAGCCTCATGCTGCAGATTATTCATATTATTCAGACTATGCCTCTCTAATCACGCAACCGTGTTCTAAGCTGGAAGTCAGGAGCTTCACAAAAGCATTTCTGCCAGTTGCGTATTCATTGATTTGTATCGTTGGGCTTGTTGGTAACATCTTTGTAGTGATGACCTTTGCTTTGTATGAAAGAACCAAGTCCATGACGGATGTGTACCTCTTAAACATGGCCATAGCAGACATACTGTTTGTTCTCACTCTCCCACTGTGGGCAGTGAATTATGCTGCTGACAAATGGATTTTTGGtgatttcatttgcaaaatgaCCAGAGGTATCTATGCAATCAACTTCAGCTGTGGCATGCTGCTTTTGGCCTTTATCAGTGTGGACCGGTACATTGCTATTGTACAGGCAACAAAGTCATTTAAACTCAGGGCAAGAACACTCGCGCATAGTAAACTCATTTGTTTGGTTGTGTGGGTATCATCAATTTTAATCTCTAGTTCCTCTTTCTTATACAGTGAAAGTTACAGCTTCTCCATCAATGAAACCAAAGAGATTTGTGATCAGAGATTCGACAGAATGTCTGAAAGCACAATGCTGAAATCACTGCTGCTGTGTCTACAAGTTGGATTTGGATTCTTTGTACCTTTCATATTCATGATTTTTTGTTACACGTTCATTGTCAAATCCTTACAACAAGCTCAGAATTccaacagaaacaaagcaatcCACGTAATTGTATTAATTGTAGCTGTTTTCCTAGTTTGTCAGGTACCTTATAACGTTGTTCTTCTTGTAATAGCTATAAATATGGGCAAGATAGACAAATCTTGTGAGAATGAAAAGATAATGGCTTATGCAAAATACACCACTGAAGCCATAGCATTTTTACACTGCTGTATGAACCCTGTGCTCTATGCATTCATTGGAGTGAAGTTCAGAAGTTATTTTGTGAAGATAATGAAGAACCCATGGTGCATGAGATACAAGAAACACAATAAATGGAGTTCAAGGACAAACTCCGATGTTTATCATTCAAGACAGACTAGTGAAACTCTGACTGACAATGGATCTTCTTTTACTATATGA